Proteins from a genomic interval of Sphingobacterium sp. SYP-B4668:
- a CDS encoding NAD(P)H-hydrate dehydratase, with amino-acid sequence MKILKAAQVQEVDCQTLIAQRISSLELMERASEEVVKAVLRDLSQKKERTFSLLCGGGNNGGDGLVIARLLLSMGEKVKVHILKSARYSSDNVANQSKIDNTYISFFDLDNIPYLSDKEIIIDCIFGVGLSRPLSTEYRLLVDRINAHPNLVLSVDMPSGLLADHVNESAAIAVKPDKIYTFQTPKMALLLPDNHHFTREFEVLDIGLDKNALDSQVSHSYYIDEALVASLVKMRTRYSHKGSFGHVVLIGGSYGKIGAMSLCCLAAMKAGCGLCTVYVPRCGYICLQTAVPEVMVLTDPEEELISIFPTVNSFSAVGVGMGMGQESKTKTAFFEFLQSLSPSSKLVLDADALNLVASRREVLSCLPFHTIMTPHPKELERLIGKWSNDIDKIEKVKEFSSLYQVIVLVKGANSMIVNPNGHLYFNSTGNPGMATGGSGDVLTGIITSLLGQGYEPMDAVVLGVYLHGAAGDRVMDEIGEEGLVASDIILQLSPAMQEIKRHRFL; translated from the coding sequence ATGAAAATATTGAAAGCGGCCCAAGTTCAAGAGGTAGACTGCCAGACCCTAATTGCACAACGGATCTCTTCATTGGAGTTAATGGAAAGGGCTTCTGAAGAAGTAGTGAAGGCAGTGCTTAGGGACTTGAGTCAGAAAAAGGAAAGGACCTTTTCTTTACTTTGCGGAGGAGGGAACAATGGGGGGGATGGATTGGTAATTGCTCGTTTATTGTTATCGATGGGTGAAAAGGTAAAGGTTCATATCTTAAAGTCAGCACGTTATTCTTCTGATAATGTTGCTAATCAAAGTAAAATTGATAACACATATATTTCATTTTTCGATTTAGATAATATCCCATATTTATCTGATAAAGAGATAATTATTGATTGTATTTTTGGGGTGGGGCTGTCTAGACCTCTGTCTACTGAGTATCGATTACTGGTTGATCGTATTAATGCGCATCCTAATCTTGTACTGTCGGTTGATATGCCATCTGGACTCCTAGCAGACCATGTAAATGAGTCGGCTGCGATAGCGGTTAAGCCGGATAAGATATATACTTTTCAAACACCTAAAATGGCGTTATTGCTGCCCGATAATCATCACTTTACCCGTGAATTTGAGGTGTTGGATATTGGGTTAGATAAAAATGCCTTAGACAGTCAGGTGTCACACAGCTACTACATCGACGAGGCATTAGTCGCTTCACTCGTGAAAATGAGAACTCGCTATAGTCATAAAGGTAGTTTTGGTCACGTGGTATTGATAGGAGGGAGCTATGGCAAAATCGGAGCAATGTCACTATGCTGTCTAGCAGCAATGAAAGCTGGATGTGGATTGTGCACGGTGTATGTTCCAAGATGTGGATATATTTGTTTACAGACCGCGGTGCCGGAGGTGATGGTCCTCACCGATCCTGAAGAGGAGTTAATATCGATTTTTCCAACGGTGAATAGCTTTTCTGCCGTGGGCGTCGGGATGGGGATGGGACAGGAGTCGAAAACCAAAACGGCTTTTTTCGAATTTCTCCAATCGTTGTCGCCTTCTTCAAAATTGGTGCTTGATGCCGATGCATTGAATCTTGTCGCCTCTCGAAGAGAAGTGTTGTCTTGCTTGCCCTTTCATACGATTATGACTCCGCATCCAAAGGAACTAGAAAGACTAATTGGAAAATGGTCAAATGATATAGACAAAATTGAGAAAGTGAAAGAATTCTCTTCATTATATCAAGTGATTGTTTTGGTTAAGGGAGCCAATTCAATGATTGTTAATCCGAATGGTCACCTTTATTTTAATTCTACAGGTAATCCTGGAATGGCGACTGGTGGCAGTGGGGATGTGCTGACCGGGATAATCACCTCGTTGCTGGGACAGGGATATGAACCCATGGATGCAGTCGTTTTAGGGGTTTATTTGCACGGGGCTGCAGGTGATCGCGTAATGGATGAAATTGGTGAAGAGGGACTGGTGGCTTCAGATATTATTCTTCAACTTAGCCCTGCCATGCAGGAGATTAAAAGACATCGATTTCTTTGA
- a CDS encoding SIMPL domain-containing protein produces the protein MKTNQIIITLIAGLSIVVFGLILSGAYKYKFKSTNTINVTGNAKKDFESDLVKWTATYSRKSMQLSEASDLLTRDREVVRNFLIKQGIKADEIQFDAVSITKDFVYSSDENGRSYNQFSGYSLSQNVSVESKNLEKVDAASREISTLISQGLELSSNTPNYYYSKLEDLKLELISQASSNARQRADNIAKEAGSSLGDLVKADLGIFQITGQNDNEEYSYGGAFNTTSRSKTANITVKTSYLAD, from the coding sequence ATGAAGACAAATCAAATCATTATCACCCTTATTGCGGGATTATCCATTGTCGTTTTTGGCCTCATTTTAAGCGGCGCTTACAAGTATAAGTTTAAGAGTACTAATACTATAAACGTAACAGGAAACGCAAAGAAAGATTTTGAGTCCGATTTAGTGAAGTGGACAGCTACCTACAGCCGTAAATCGATGCAATTGAGCGAGGCATCTGATTTGTTGACCCGAGATAGGGAAGTGGTACGTAACTTTTTAATTAAGCAGGGTATTAAGGCTGACGAGATACAATTCGATGCGGTGAGTATTACGAAAGATTTTGTCTATTCGAGTGATGAGAATGGTCGAAGTTATAATCAGTTTTCAGGATACAGCCTTTCTCAAAACGTCAGCGTGGAATCTAAAAACCTGGAAAAAGTTGATGCTGCATCTAGAGAAATTTCTACATTGATATCTCAGGGATTAGAACTAAGCTCGAATACCCCAAATTATTACTATTCGAAGCTGGAAGATCTTAAGTTGGAACTTATCTCCCAAGCATCTAGTAATGCTCGTCAGCGAGCAGACAACATCGCCAAAGAAGCTGGATCCAGTTTAGGGGATTTGGTTAAGGCCGATTTAGGGATTTTTCAAATTACTGGTCAAAATGACAATGAAGAGTATTCTTATGGGGGAGCATTTAATACCACCTCTAGAAGTAAAACTGCAAATATTACGGTGAAGACCAGCTATCTTGCTGACTAA
- a CDS encoding S9 family peptidase, with product MKLRFSILTLALFSTSVFAQKKPIDHSVYDNWKSIGTANLSPSGAYIYYTINPQEGNSTLFLKDHKYREILNIPRATNPQLTKDESYLISLIKPRFEDTREAKIKKKKADDMPKDSILIHAIKTGIQYRFPNVKSYQLPKESITHLVFVSDVKSKPSQDTTQKKKEKEKIVPTLHLLNLSTGDTINFASVDQYKINEAGTRIAFSTKIDEKDSLSSVLGVYLYDIPSQKISKITRAKGIYKGFEFDKKGEQLTYIGDHSNSKALLKAFNLYLFKSGQDTSTLLIPTSGNGIPPNWQISGESSLSFSDNGDKLFLGIAPTPRVKDTTLVDFEHAKLDIWSWKDDYLQPMQLANLKRDLSKSYAAVVYPAQGATVIPLIDPTFSRISFSDTKNNEWALATSDFGRRIAYQWDLATKQDIYAISTLTGKRKLVKENLLGQAYLSPDGYFIIYFDLESSNWYSYNITNETTIHLNEGLPVNFADEDNDMPAKPGSYGIAGWSSDGKSVYIYDKYDIWNFSLSEQDRLVSTNGYGRATGTTFRYLDLSPVDNRKSTFIDATNKYYLTAFDHQTKENGVYQVHIKKNRNPDKIMMAPFAFKRFSASLDQKTIVYTKENYQNSPDLYLATNFGSEIAISQINPQQQEYNWGTAELVHWTTPNGFAAEGILYKPEDFDPRKKYPIIAYFYEKLSDGLYTYQAPAPTPSRLNISYFVSNGYLVFAPDIRYEIGYPGKSAEEYINSGMQYLAQNSWVDATKMGIQGQSWGGYQVAHLITRTNMYAAAWSGAPVVNMTSAYGGIRWQTGMSRQFQYENTQSRLGKTLWADRELYLENSPLFHMDKVNTPVVIMANDNDGAVPWYQGIEMFTALRRLQKPVWMLNYNGEEHNLVQRQNRKDIQIREAQFFDHFLKNKPAPNWISKGVPAIEKGIDWGFDLE from the coding sequence ATGAAACTCAGATTTTCAATTCTTACGCTAGCCCTATTTTCAACAAGCGTGTTTGCGCAAAAGAAACCTATCGACCATAGCGTTTATGACAATTGGAAAAGCATTGGGACTGCTAATCTAAGCCCTTCGGGGGCGTATATTTACTATACTATCAACCCGCAAGAGGGAAACTCTACACTCTTTTTGAAAGATCATAAATATAGGGAGATCCTAAATATTCCAAGAGCAACCAATCCACAATTGACAAAAGACGAATCGTATTTAATATCCCTTATCAAGCCTAGATTTGAAGATACAAGGGAGGCTAAAATCAAAAAAAAGAAGGCTGATGACATGCCTAAAGACTCCATCCTTATCCATGCAATCAAAACGGGGATTCAATACCGATTCCCAAATGTAAAATCTTATCAACTACCGAAAGAAAGTATTACGCATTTGGTCTTTGTTTCTGATGTTAAATCCAAACCCTCACAGGATACGACTCAAAAGAAAAAGGAAAAAGAAAAAATAGTTCCTACTCTACATTTACTTAATCTGTCAACAGGAGACACAATCAATTTTGCCTCAGTAGATCAATACAAGATAAATGAAGCAGGCACTAGAATTGCCTTTTCAACAAAAATAGATGAAAAGGACTCGCTATCCTCTGTACTAGGTGTATACTTATATGACATCCCGTCTCAAAAAATATCCAAGATTACGAGAGCAAAAGGAATTTACAAGGGATTTGAATTCGATAAGAAAGGTGAACAATTGACCTATATTGGAGACCATTCCAATTCCAAAGCGTTATTAAAAGCTTTCAACCTCTACCTTTTCAAGTCAGGACAAGACACCTCTACGCTTCTTATACCGACGTCGGGAAACGGCATTCCTCCCAATTGGCAGATAAGTGGGGAATCAAGTTTAAGCTTTAGTGACAATGGTGACAAACTATTTTTGGGTATTGCCCCCACTCCGCGTGTAAAAGATACGACCTTAGTGGATTTTGAACATGCCAAACTAGACATTTGGAGTTGGAAGGACGACTATCTTCAACCTATGCAACTTGCCAATTTAAAGCGTGACCTTAGCAAAAGCTACGCAGCTGTTGTATACCCTGCACAGGGAGCTACGGTCATTCCACTCATAGATCCTACTTTTTCCAGAATCTCCTTCAGCGACACTAAAAATAATGAATGGGCATTAGCTACATCCGATTTTGGCAGAAGAATAGCCTACCAATGGGACCTCGCGACTAAACAGGACATCTATGCAATCTCCACCCTCACCGGCAAGAGAAAACTTGTAAAAGAGAACTTATTAGGTCAGGCTTACTTGTCTCCAGATGGTTACTTTATTATTTATTTTGACCTCGAGAGCAGCAATTGGTACAGTTATAACATTACGAATGAAACGACCATTCATTTAAACGAAGGACTTCCTGTCAACTTCGCTGACGAAGACAATGACATGCCTGCAAAACCAGGTTCATATGGTATTGCAGGCTGGTCAAGTGATGGCAAATCAGTTTACATCTATGACAAATATGATATTTGGAATTTTAGTCTTAGTGAACAAGATAGGTTGGTATCTACTAATGGATATGGTCGTGCTACCGGCACAACTTTTCGATATTTAGACCTGTCACCAGTCGACAATCGAAAATCGACCTTCATTGATGCCACAAATAAATATTATCTAACCGCATTTGACCATCAAACAAAGGAAAATGGAGTTTATCAGGTACACATCAAAAAGAATAGAAATCCAGACAAAATTATGATGGCCCCTTTTGCATTTAAACGGTTTTCAGCCTCCCTCGATCAAAAAACCATCGTGTATACAAAAGAAAACTACCAAAACAGTCCAGACCTCTATCTTGCAACTAATTTTGGTTCCGAAATAGCTATTAGCCAAATTAATCCACAGCAACAAGAATACAACTGGGGAACAGCCGAACTCGTTCATTGGACTACCCCAAATGGATTTGCTGCCGAGGGCATTCTCTACAAACCTGAGGATTTCGATCCCCGTAAAAAATATCCTATCATTGCTTATTTCTATGAAAAGTTATCCGATGGGTTATATACTTATCAAGCCCCAGCGCCAACCCCTTCGAGACTAAATATTTCGTATTTCGTAAGCAACGGTTATTTAGTATTTGCACCCGACATTCGTTACGAAATAGGCTACCCAGGGAAATCAGCAGAAGAATATATCAATTCAGGAATGCAATATCTCGCACAAAATTCTTGGGTTGATGCCACCAAGATGGGAATCCAGGGACAAAGCTGGGGTGGCTATCAAGTCGCGCACCTCATCACCAGAACAAATATGTACGCCGCAGCTTGGTCAGGAGCCCCGGTTGTAAACATGACTTCTGCATATGGAGGCATAAGGTGGCAAACGGGAATGTCTCGTCAATTCCAATATGAAAACACACAAAGTAGACTCGGAAAAACACTTTGGGCAGACCGAGAGCTATATCTGGAAAACTCCCCCCTATTCCACATGGACAAGGTGAACACCCCCGTGGTCATTATGGCCAATGATAACGATGGCGCAGTGCCATGGTATCAAGGGATTGAAATGTTTACGGCATTAAGAAGGCTACAAAAGCCCGTATGGATGCTCAACTATAATGGAGAAGAGCACAATCTAGTACAACGCCAAAATCGAAAAGACATTCAAATTCGGGAGGCTCAATTCTTCGACCATTTTCTAAAGAACAAACCCGCCCCTAACTGGATCTCAAAAGGGGTTCCCGCGATAGAAAAAGGAATAGATTGGGGATTTGACTTAGAGTAA
- a CDS encoding metallophosphoesterase family protein, translating to MTRFAIISDIHGNMPALDAVLTDLQARDIDQIYCLGDLVDFAPWGNEVIENIKRLGIPCILGNHDERIAWDLEIVPLGHHSSEETAFREIAIVNSKEQIKECNKSFLRQLPYTMLLTFKIGIREWCIHLVHASTRSNEEYIYANHDERDLLSMFEKTDADLLVMGHTHIVYQRTLTDAQGKSRTALNCGSVGRSREEGRKATYVVISLFEDHMEIEVSRLNYKIESVAQAIIDSGIPDFYAQFLLEDRR from the coding sequence ATGACAAGGTTTGCAATAATTAGTGATATTCATGGTAATATGCCCGCCTTGGATGCGGTATTGACGGATCTTCAGGCGCGGGATATTGATCAAATCTATTGTCTGGGTGACTTGGTGGATTTCGCACCGTGGGGAAATGAAGTCATCGAGAACATAAAGCGGCTAGGTATTCCTTGTATACTTGGTAATCATGACGAGCGTATTGCATGGGACTTGGAGATAGTACCTTTAGGCCATCATTCATCTGAAGAAACTGCTTTTCGTGAGATTGCTATTGTAAACTCCAAAGAACAAATTAAGGAGTGTAACAAATCATTCCTTCGACAGTTACCCTACACAATGTTACTGACATTTAAGATTGGAATCCGGGAGTGGTGTATTCATTTGGTGCATGCCTCTACTCGAAGTAATGAAGAGTATATATATGCCAATCATGATGAAAGGGATTTGTTATCGATGTTTGAGAAGACGGACGCCGATCTGTTGGTCATGGGGCATACACATATAGTATATCAAAGAACGCTGACAGATGCTCAAGGGAAAAGTCGTACGGCTTTGAATTGTGGCTCGGTGGGGAGAAGTCGAGAAGAGGGACGAAAGGCGACATATGTGGTCATTTCATTGTTTGAAGATCATATGGAGATCGAAGTATCCCGACTGAATTATAAAATCGAAAGCGTTGCGCAGGCAATTATAGATAGTGGTATTCCAGATTTTTATGCTCAATTTTTATTAGAGGATCGGAGGTGA
- a CDS encoding DUF3050 domain-containing protein yields MNKIEEIQAYIAEERNMLLKHPLYERLHNLEALRTFTEGHVYAVWDFMSLLKALQIKLTCTQTPWFASEYPNTRYLINEIVLAEESDEYLDGTRLSHFEMYLDAMQTIGADLTGINRFIEKARSKQIRLAIADAAIDVRIKEFLSFTFDTIENGETHEIASAFTFGREDLIPEMFGPMLLRIQQHDPDVDLAKIIYYFDRHISLDGDEHGPLAMQMITELAGDNSDIWEQIKSVAKVALQKRIKLWDAINEGI; encoded by the coding sequence ATGAATAAAATTGAAGAGATACAGGCCTATATAGCAGAGGAAAGAAATATGTTGCTGAAACATCCGCTGTACGAAAGATTGCATAATTTGGAGGCATTAAGGACGTTTACAGAAGGACATGTATATGCGGTCTGGGATTTTATGTCTTTATTGAAGGCATTACAAATTAAATTGACCTGTACCCAAACGCCATGGTTTGCGTCTGAATATCCGAATACCCGATATTTGATTAACGAAATCGTTCTCGCAGAGGAATCAGATGAATATTTGGATGGAACTCGACTAAGTCATTTTGAAATGTATCTAGACGCTATGCAAACAATTGGCGCGGATCTCACTGGGATAAACCGATTTATAGAAAAGGCAAGAAGTAAACAGATAAGACTTGCTATAGCAGATGCTGCAATCGATGTTCGCATAAAGGAATTTTTGAGCTTTACATTCGATACCATTGAGAATGGAGAGACGCATGAGATAGCATCTGCATTTACATTTGGGCGTGAGGATCTTATACCCGAGATGTTTGGCCCTATGTTACTGCGCATCCAGCAGCACGATCCTGATGTGGACCTTGCGAAAATAATTTATTACTTTGATCGACACATTTCCTTGGATGGAGACGAGCATGGCCCATTAGCGATGCAAATGATTACAGAGTTGGCAGGAGATAACTCAGACATATGGGAGCAAATTAAATCTGTAGCTAAAGTGGCGTTACAAAAAAGAATTAAGCTTTGGGATGCTATCAATGAGGGGATTTAA
- a CDS encoding glutamine synthetase III family protein: MSDLRFQAVEAAGSRPKTSTEPLALQKATAIYGKNVFTINKMKDFLPKNSYKQLVEIVDAGTTIDRDLAEHISQAMKSWAIANGASHYTHWFQPLTGSTAEKHDAFFEPDSDGSAIEKFTADALVQQEPDASSFPNGGIRNTFEARGYTAWDPSSPAFIFETGGGKTLCIPTVFVSYTGESLDYKAPLLKAINAIDKAAVEVAQYFDKAVTKVIPSLGIEQEYFLVDLALYNARPDLQITGRTLFGHISAKGQQLEDHYFGAIPERVLAFMVDLENESLKLGIPLKTRHNEVAPSQFECAPMFEEINLAIDHNQLLQNVMDQVALRHNFKVLLHEKPYSGVNGSGKHNNWSLITNTGVNLLSPGKTPKNNLMFLTYFVNTIKAVHEHADLLRASIASASNDHRLGANEAPPAIISIFLGSQLDDLLEEVESARVAKKVKAEANLWHGIPKVPELRLDNTDRNRTSPFAFTGNKFEFRAVGSSANSALPMTVLNAIVANQLTEFKIEVDKQIKKGTKKDLAILNVVRKYIKESKAIRFEGNGYSEEWEKEAANRGLSNIKSTPKALDVYVSEASLALFEGLGIYTHRESEARHEILLENFYKKLQIEARVIGEVVNSFIAPAAFTYQNDLITNVKGLKDLGLAKEAYSSQLNLIERLSKHANTILEESEAMRQERKKANALEDIRERSIAYDEKVKPYFDKIRYHVNKLEQIVDDSKWPLPKLRELLFIR; the protein is encoded by the coding sequence ATGTCAGACTTAAGATTTCAGGCCGTAGAAGCAGCAGGCAGCAGACCTAAGACCTCTACTGAACCCCTAGCTTTACAAAAAGCGACAGCAATTTATGGTAAGAATGTATTTACCATAAATAAAATGAAGGATTTTTTACCTAAAAACTCGTACAAGCAGTTGGTAGAAATCGTTGACGCAGGTACAACCATTGATCGTGATCTAGCTGAGCACATCTCTCAGGCTATGAAATCTTGGGCTATCGCTAATGGTGCTTCGCACTATACTCATTGGTTTCAACCTTTGACGGGATCTACAGCAGAAAAGCATGATGCATTCTTTGAACCAGATAGTGATGGCAGTGCAATTGAAAAATTCACCGCTGATGCTTTAGTTCAACAAGAACCCGATGCATCAAGCTTTCCAAACGGAGGCATTAGAAATACATTTGAAGCTAGGGGTTATACTGCTTGGGACCCTTCGTCTCCGGCTTTTATTTTCGAAACTGGTGGGGGGAAAACGTTGTGTATCCCTACAGTCTTTGTATCCTACACGGGCGAATCTTTAGACTACAAAGCTCCATTATTAAAAGCCATCAATGCGATCGATAAAGCCGCAGTTGAGGTAGCTCAGTATTTTGACAAGGCCGTCACTAAAGTCATTCCATCATTAGGAATTGAACAAGAATATTTCTTGGTGGACCTAGCTCTATACAATGCTAGACCAGATCTTCAAATAACCGGCCGCACACTATTCGGGCATATCTCTGCTAAAGGTCAACAATTGGAAGACCACTACTTTGGTGCCATTCCAGAACGTGTACTGGCATTTATGGTAGACTTAGAGAACGAATCTTTAAAATTAGGAATCCCATTAAAGACTAGACACAATGAGGTCGCACCATCGCAATTCGAATGTGCACCTATGTTTGAAGAGATCAATCTAGCAATAGACCACAATCAATTGTTGCAAAATGTAATGGATCAAGTAGCTTTACGCCATAACTTCAAAGTCCTATTGCATGAAAAACCATATAGTGGTGTCAATGGCTCAGGAAAGCACAATAACTGGTCATTAATCACCAATACAGGTGTAAATTTACTTTCACCAGGCAAGACACCTAAGAACAACTTGATGTTCTTAACATATTTTGTCAATACAATTAAAGCTGTTCACGAGCATGCTGATTTACTACGCGCATCGATTGCGAGTGCTAGTAATGATCATCGTTTAGGTGCTAATGAGGCTCCTCCAGCAATCATTTCCATTTTTCTCGGATCGCAGTTAGATGATCTATTGGAAGAAGTTGAATCTGCTCGCGTGGCTAAGAAGGTAAAAGCCGAAGCTAATTTGTGGCACGGAATTCCAAAAGTACCAGAATTGAGACTAGATAATACCGACCGGAACCGCACATCACCTTTTGCATTTACAGGCAATAAGTTTGAATTCCGTGCAGTCGGATCCTCTGCCAATTCAGCCCTTCCAATGACCGTATTGAATGCTATAGTTGCCAATCAACTTACCGAATTCAAAATTGAAGTTGACAAGCAGATAAAAAAGGGGACTAAAAAGGACCTTGCAATCCTTAACGTAGTCCGTAAATACATTAAAGAATCCAAAGCGATTCGCTTCGAAGGAAATGGTTATAGCGAAGAGTGGGAAAAAGAAGCTGCCAATCGTGGATTATCAAACATCAAATCTACTCCAAAAGCACTAGATGTGTATGTAAGCGAGGCTTCATTAGCCTTGTTTGAAGGATTAGGTATATACACACACCGCGAAAGCGAGGCTCGTCACGAAATTCTATTGGAGAATTTCTACAAAAAACTTCAGATTGAAGCTCGTGTAATCGGCGAAGTGGTCAACAGCTTTATTGCTCCAGCAGCTTTCACTTACCAAAACGACTTAATTACTAACGTTAAAGGTCTTAAAGACCTAGGATTAGCAAAAGAAGCATACAGCTCTCAACTTAATCTTATTGAGCGACTGTCCAAACACGCCAACACTATTCTTGAAGAATCTGAGGCTATGCGTCAAGAACGTAAGAAAGCCAATGCATTAGAGGATATTCGTGAAAGATCGATCGCTTACGATGAAAAAGTAAAACCCTACTTTGACAAAATTCGTTACCATGTCAACAAATTGGAGCAAATCGTTGATGACAGCAAATGGCCATTGCCTAAGCTGCGTGAGTTGTTATTTATAAGATAG